The genomic interval AAAAGTCATTTGTAAAAATCAAAATGGCGTAAGTTTCGAAGTCCATGCCCAGGTTTTTGTGTTGGCGTGTGGGGGGCTCGAGAATCCGAGACTGCTTTTAAATTCCAACCACCAAGCACCAGCAGGACTGTGCAATCAGAATGATGTTGTTGGTCGGTATTTCCTAGAACATCCCCATTCCGAATTTGCCGTACTCATGAATTTAAAAGGAACCGATTGGCTAAAGAGTTTCGCAGCCCTCGGACCTGGACAAAGCAAACGGATTTTTGTGACCAGTCCCGAGTTTCAAAGAAAAAACAAAACCATGAGTTACTCGTGCGAAATTATGGCCGACGGCGATGAGCCCTCCAATTCCAAAACTCTCGAGCAGATGAAGGCACTCGTCAGTGATACCACCGAGACGCCCAAGTTCTCGATTCTCAATGTCCGTGCCGATATGGAGCCCAACTCCAATAACCGTGTCTTTTTAGGAACTCAAAAAGATGAGCTTGGGCTGAATCGCATCAAAATGAACGTGAATTTTTCGCAGAAAGATTTGGACTCCATTCGAATTTCGACAGAGGCCGTGATGTCGCACCTTTCGTTTTTAGGCCTCGGGCGATCTCAGCTCAAAATGTTGGAGGAAAATCTTTGGCCGGGGAGTGTGTGGATCGGCTGTCACCACATGGGGACCACGCGCATGTCGACAAATCCCAAAGAGGGCGTCGTCGATGCCAATAGCCGCGCCCATGGTTTAAATAATTTGTACATTGCGGGGAGCTCGGTGTTTCCCACTGGCGGTTACGGCAATCCTACTTTAACAATTGTCGCCCTAGCTTTGCGCTTGAGTGACCATTTAAAGATGAGGTTTTAATGTTAGATCCAAGACGAAGAACTTTTCTTAAATCTTTAGGTTATCTCACAAGCCTTGTGGTTTTAGAAGGTATCCCTCTCAATGCACTCGCAGCTTTTGGAGACCGGGCGCAGTTGCCCGTGGTCATTGGAGACGATTATTTGGTGCAGTTCGGGCAAGAGCCGGAGTTATCGGAGCTCAACGC from Bdellovibrionales bacterium carries:
- a CDS encoding GMC family oxidoreductase, with the translated sequence MEFNANHLSEKRIFKTQVAVIGAGAAGITIAREFVGTNVPVLLLEAGDYEYDQKSQAVYEAESVTTNTESVLDGTYPGWSRLRYFGGSTGHWGGWSCPLEENDFVQKDWVDHSGWPFLRREILRYYDKACDLIEIPRFNFENLSQSELFVPSEDYDQLFAESSLNSKLEQRYFSYSPPTRFGEKYRDELHQSANVTVATNANVIRLDMDPFHERIEKVICKNQNGVSFEVHAQVFVLACGGLENPRLLLNSNHQAPAGLCNQNDVVGRYFLEHPHSEFAVLMNLKGTDWLKSFAALGPGQSKRIFVTSPEFQRKNKTMSYSCEIMADGDEPSNSKTLEQMKALVSDTTETPKFSILNVRADMEPNSNNRVFLGTQKDELGLNRIKMNVNFSQKDLDSIRISTEAVMSHLSFLGLGRSQLKMLEENLWPGSVWIGCHHMGTTRMSTNPKEGVVDANSRAHGLNNLYIAGSSVFPTGGYGNPTLTIVALALRLSDHLKMRF